Proteins encoded by one window of Sus scrofa isolate TJ Tabasco breed Duroc chromosome 12, Sscrofa11.1, whole genome shotgun sequence:
- the LOC100516039 gene encoding C-C motif chemokine 23, which yields MKTSIAALSVLILAAQAAMDLAMMKNVKQHSILSHGGFHRPADCCFSYTPRKIQCVNMKDYTLTTSECSKPAVIFLTKKGQRVCTNPDDEQVQKCMSELKLTSTIKDLKSILLKKEHFWPRPPLGEALA from the exons ATGAAGACCTCGATTGCTGCCCTCTCCGTCCTCATCCTTGCCGCCCAGGCTGCGATGG ATCTGGCCATGATGAAGAACGTGAAGCAACATTCAATACTGTCTCATGGAG GCTTTCACCGTCCTGCTGACTGCTGCTTCTCTTACACCCCACGAAAAATCCAATGTGTAAACATGAAAGATTATACACTAACGACCAGTGAGTGCTCCAAGCCTGCTGTCAT CTTCCTCACCAAGAAGGGGCAGCGTGTCTGCACCAACCCTGATGACGAGCAAGTTCAGAAATGCATGTCAGAGCTGAAGCTGACCTCCACCATCAAGGACCTGAAAAGCATACTGCTTAAGAAGGAACACTTTTGGCCCCGGCCACCTCTTGGGGAAGCCTTggcctga